A portion of the Litorimonas taeanensis genome contains these proteins:
- a CDS encoding GIN domain-containing protein encodes MSNTAKRVLCLTTAITLTALAPQSIAQDIGAPELRIENFIGTIHWKNSEGPVKIIAEKKTRDVNFDTANSGLVINGNIDSIDGSECKSYHGSYDFDFFGSKKNKGTLGGYENLEDFPMLEIALPANTQLIINNAVIYSQGAPDIHSADLSLQYCGQIKLGDVSGDMVLENRGSTDVVFGRAGRVEASLKGSGDIKGKDIGALILRARGSGDVEFKQADDIDITTRGSGDVEIDTVQGSILASSSGSGDLDFDTVYGALDYSTSGSGDLSIENFKGGPSSYIKVESQGSGDVSIDGTEVREIFVRASGSSTVNIDVDTIDADVKASGSTDVYLGDVSGVLISKESGSADIHID; translated from the coding sequence ATGAGTAATACAGCCAAGCGGGTTTTGTGTCTCACCACAGCGATAACACTAACGGCTTTAGCGCCACAGTCTATCGCCCAAGATATAGGTGCCCCCGAACTGCGTATTGAAAACTTTATTGGGACAATCCACTGGAAAAATTCAGAAGGCCCTGTGAAGATCATCGCGGAAAAAAAGACAAGAGATGTCAATTTTGACACTGCCAATAGCGGTCTTGTCATTAATGGCAATATAGACTCGATAGATGGCAGTGAGTGTAAAAGCTATCACGGGTCATATGATTTTGATTTTTTCGGAAGTAAGAAAAACAAAGGCACTTTGGGAGGGTATGAAAATTTAGAAGACTTCCCGATGCTAGAGATTGCGCTTCCCGCTAATACGCAGCTGATCATAAATAATGCTGTTATTTATTCCCAAGGCGCACCTGATATACATTCTGCGGATCTATCTTTGCAATATTGCGGTCAGATAAAGCTCGGTGATGTCAGTGGTGATATGGTTTTAGAAAATCGTGGCTCAACAGACGTCGTATTTGGGCGCGCTGGCCGTGTGGAGGCGAGTCTAAAAGGCTCTGGTGATATCAAGGGTAAAGACATTGGGGCCCTAATTCTGCGGGCGCGAGGTTCAGGAGATGTCGAATTTAAACAGGCGGATGATATAGACATCACTACGCGCGGCTCTGGCGATGTTGAAATTGATACGGTTCAGGGCTCAATTCTGGCCAGTTCCTCTGGGTCTGGTGATTTGGACTTTGATACAGTTTATGGGGCACTAGACTATTCTACATCGGGCTCGGGTGACCTCTCCATTGAGAATTTTAAAGGTGGCCCATCAAGCTATATTAAAGTGGAATCTCAAGGGAGTGGAGACGTGTCCATTGATGGAACCGAAGTGAGAGAAATCTTTGTGCGGGCCTCTGGTTCGAGTACTGTTAATATTGATGTGGATACAATTGATGCTGACGTGAAAGCGTCAGGTTCAACGGATGTATATCTTGGCGATGTCTCTGGGGTTCTCATTAGCAAAGAGTCGGGCTCCGCTGATATTCATATTGATTAG
- a CDS encoding PspC domain-containing protein, with the protein MTKKKYKNKTHRMLNDMYWDGSDDGHEYTGPKRLSRNKIDGVLGGVCAGFGDYVGLDHTIVRVLFVLSVIFLGLPFFVYFLLWIFIPKDTRAPYRREYNQARRAYRESPTAPIRTTTFKDVKSKYRSLETRMQDLEQSITSKEWKLRRDFRDLES; encoded by the coding sequence ATGACTAAGAAAAAGTATAAGAATAAAACCCACCGTATGCTCAATGATATGTATTGGGACGGCTCTGATGACGGCCATGAATATACAGGGCCAAAACGGTTAAGCCGGAACAAAATTGACGGCGTCTTGGGCGGCGTCTGTGCCGGCTTCGGTGACTATGTCGGCCTTGATCATACAATTGTACGGGTATTATTCGTCTTGTCGGTTATCTTTTTGGGGCTGCCCTTCTTTGTTTACTTCCTGCTATGGATTTTCATTCCAAAGGATACGAGAGCGCCATATCGCCGTGAGTATAATCAAGCGCGACGTGCATACCGGGAATCACCGACAGCGCCAATTCGGACGACAACCTTTAAAGATGTGAAGTCAAAATATCGCTCTCTTGAGACACGGATGCAAGACCTAGAGCAGTCCATCACATCCAAAGAATGGAAGCTACGCCGCGACTTTCGCGACCTAGAATCCTAA
- the pspB gene encoding envelope stress response membrane protein PspB produces the protein MEDELALLIPIIALLMPVFIVWTVMHFKHQDKKLNHMSGDEIAELEQMSKVADILDQRVAVLERILDDEVPDWRAKND, from the coding sequence ATGGAGGACGAATTGGCCTTGTTAATCCCTATCATTGCCCTGCTCATGCCAGTCTTTATCGTTTGGACAGTCATGCACTTCAAACATCAGGATAAAAAACTAAACCATATGAGCGGTGATGAGATCGCTGAACTGGAACAAATGTCCAAAGTCGCTGATATTCTTGACCAACGCGTTGCCGTTCTTGAGCGTATCCTAGACGATGAAGTCCCAGATTGGAGAGCAAAAAATGACTAA
- the pspA gene encoding phage shock protein PspA: protein MGIFSRMGDIINSNLNAMIDKAEDPEKIARLIIQEMEDTLIEVRTDAARNIAERKELSRKAEDYAARASEWEAKAELALSKDREDLARGALSAKQQAEAMSEVVTREIGILDEAVDKADADLSKLQTKLDEAKAKHKALMMRGNVARGQIKMRTVLKDTKVEDALARYSRMERKVDDLEAQVESFDLGAGQTLESQFAELEANEAIEDELSALKARLGSKGEKKTSKKAG, encoded by the coding sequence ATGGGAATTTTTTCACGCATGGGCGACATCATTAATTCAAACTTGAACGCGATGATTGATAAAGCCGAAGATCCAGAAAAAATCGCACGCCTTATCATCCAGGAGATGGAAGATACATTAATCGAAGTCCGTACTGATGCGGCCCGCAACATTGCAGAGCGTAAAGAGCTTTCACGTAAAGCCGAAGACTATGCGGCGCGCGCCAGTGAGTGGGAAGCCAAAGCAGAGCTTGCGCTTTCTAAGGACCGCGAAGACCTAGCCCGAGGAGCGCTGAGTGCCAAACAGCAAGCCGAAGCTATGTCAGAGGTTGTAACGCGCGAAATTGGAATTTTAGACGAAGCCGTCGACAAAGCTGATGCAGACCTGTCAAAACTTCAAACAAAGCTTGATGAAGCCAAAGCCAAACATAAGGCGCTTATGATGCGCGGAAATGTTGCTCGCGGACAAATCAAGATGCGGACAGTGCTAAAGGATACAAAAGTAGAGGATGCTTTGGCCCGTTATAGCCGCATGGAGCGCAAGGTCGACGATCTAGAGGCCCAAGTGGAAAGCTTTGATCTTGGCGCAGGCCAAACTCTTGAAAGCCAATTTGCTGAACTCGAAGCGAATGAAGCCATCGAAGATGAGCTATCAGCTTTGAAAGCCCGGCTTGGTAGCAAGGGCGAAAAGAAAACATCGAAAAAAGCAGGCTAA
- a CDS encoding sigma 54-interacting transcriptional regulator yields MSAISQQPIGRSAIFYALLDKVSNAAALERPVLIMGERGTGKELIASRLHFLSPRWEQSYIRVNCAAFTDEMLDKELFGQSFLDGREDTNGRFYLADEGTLFLDNIEQTTLRLQEKLMRAIEYGHFEAGLETEVQEVDVRIIAASGTDLRECVAKGTFREDLLDRLAFDVVHLPPLRIRPDDIAPLAEHFGRKASGGLNAESFPGFTPEVLAQLESLSWPGNVRELKNVIERSVANSFLQDESLSHPIERLYLDPFEGPEWVKALTPTSSHKVEDKSVSGNTGPANTDATFNDRVMTFERRLIDEALSSQDHHQGKAANYLGLSYHQFRGLLRKHGLKK; encoded by the coding sequence ATGAGCGCTATCTCTCAACAACCAATAGGCCGGTCGGCCATTTTCTACGCCTTACTGGATAAGGTTTCCAATGCGGCCGCCCTCGAACGCCCAGTTTTAATCATGGGAGAAAGAGGAACAGGCAAAGAGCTTATTGCCTCTCGACTTCATTTCCTCTCCCCTCGATGGGAACAAAGCTACATTCGCGTCAATTGCGCGGCCTTCACAGATGAGATGCTCGATAAAGAATTATTCGGTCAGAGCTTTTTAGATGGGCGAGAAGACACTAATGGCCGCTTTTATCTCGCCGATGAGGGTACGCTCTTTTTAGATAATATAGAACAAACGACCTTGCGCCTTCAGGAGAAGCTGATGCGCGCCATTGAGTATGGGCATTTTGAGGCAGGGCTCGAAACTGAAGTCCAAGAGGTTGATGTTCGCATCATCGCGGCAAGCGGTACTGATCTTCGTGAATGCGTTGCGAAAGGCACATTCCGCGAAGACTTACTAGACCGACTAGCCTTTGATGTCGTTCACCTTCCCCCACTTCGCATACGTCCAGACGATATTGCGCCATTGGCTGAGCATTTCGGCCGCAAAGCATCTGGCGGTTTAAATGCCGAAAGCTTCCCAGGCTTTACGCCCGAAGTCTTGGCGCAACTCGAAAGTCTGTCATGGCCAGGCAATGTAAGAGAGCTTAAAAATGTCATAGAGCGCAGTGTCGCAAACAGTTTCCTACAAGATGAAAGCTTAAGCCACCCCATTGAACGCTTATATCTGGATCCGTTTGAGGGCCCTGAATGGGTTAAAGCTTTAACCCCCACCTCTAGCCACAAAGTTGAGGACAAATCGGTCTCAGGCAATACAGGCCCTGCAAATACTGATGCGACATTTAATGACCGCGTGATGACTTTTGAACGTCGACTCATTGACGAAGCCCTCTCCTCACAAGACCACCACCAAGGCAAAGCCGCGAATTATCTCGGGCTAAGTTATCATCAATTTCGAGGTCTGCTGAGGAAACATGGGTTAAAGAAGTAA
- a CDS encoding Y-family DNA polymerase, which translates to MKKPTKLTTLYIDFDAFFANVEKQLSPDFHSFPTAVSAFPSEHSALIAQCYLAKAFGLHRGMKVKDAKALCPDLRVISARHDVYVTMHHKIIAAIEKHIPVKKVWSVDEMECDFGALRDKVCIEISQAIREQLSRDIGPYITPSIGLSSSNLLAKIAAEMNKPNGFEILHPRDLPGRLLNVPLRDVPGIAGGIEARLGSAGIRTMSDLWYISNKQARALWHSVEGERIWWMLRGYNLEKAPTKRAMYGHSRQLSGDWTTPKRAQDCLRLLTCQAARRMRKDGYLSSRLTVSLRDQKRNRYSAESQFSPIRDDHSVLRYMLSAFDKCMKQHSLSRISSVYITLQGLSTHGNVSQDIFSTPADTHAQERLSRLSDIIDSTNSRFQSDCLTVGLQEQPPGDYAGGKIAFGRIPDAEAYLKQVQTRSP; encoded by the coding sequence GTGAAAAAACCAACAAAACTTACGACTCTATACATCGATTTCGATGCGTTTTTCGCGAATGTTGAAAAACAACTCTCCCCTGACTTTCACAGTTTCCCGACGGCTGTCAGCGCCTTTCCGTCAGAACACTCAGCACTTATAGCGCAATGTTATTTGGCCAAAGCTTTTGGACTGCATCGCGGTATGAAAGTCAAAGACGCAAAAGCTTTATGCCCCGATTTGCGCGTTATATCGGCACGTCATGATGTTTATGTAACTATGCATCATAAAATTATTGCTGCGATTGAAAAACATATCCCCGTCAAGAAAGTGTGGTCCGTTGACGAAATGGAATGTGACTTCGGCGCCTTACGGGATAAAGTCTGTATTGAAATTTCGCAGGCCATACGCGAGCAATTAAGCCGTGACATCGGCCCCTATATAACCCCATCTATCGGACTGTCCTCTAGTAATTTGCTGGCTAAAATTGCTGCAGAAATGAATAAACCAAATGGCTTTGAGATACTTCACCCTCGTGATTTGCCTGGCCGTTTACTTAACGTCCCGCTTCGGGATGTGCCTGGCATTGCTGGCGGTATTGAAGCTCGCTTAGGGTCAGCAGGTATTCGCACCATGAGCGACCTTTGGTATATATCCAACAAACAAGCCCGCGCCCTATGGCATAGTGTGGAAGGAGAAAGAATTTGGTGGATGCTTCGCGGTTATAACCTCGAAAAAGCCCCAACAAAGAGAGCGATGTATGGACATAGCCGCCAACTCTCAGGAGATTGGACAACGCCTAAACGCGCCCAAGACTGCCTCAGGCTTCTGACTTGCCAAGCCGCGCGGCGCATGCGGAAAGATGGGTATTTATCCTCTCGTTTGACCGTTTCGCTACGAGACCAGAAAAGAAATCGGTATAGCGCCGAAAGCCAATTCTCTCCTATTCGTGATGATCACTCGGTTCTGCGATATATGCTATCCGCCTTTGATAAATGTATGAAGCAACACAGCCTGAGCCGAATATCATCTGTCTACATTACGCTGCAAGGTCTCTCGACTCACGGCAACGTGTCCCAAGATATTTTTTCTACACCTGCCGACACGCACGCGCAGGAAAGACTCAGCCGACTCAGCGATATAATCGACAGTACCAACTCTCGGTTTCAGTCTGACTGCCTGACTGTTGGGCTCCAAGAGCAACCCCCTGGGGATTATGCCGGCGGAAAAATTGCCTTTGGTCGCATCCCCGATGCAGAGGCATATTTGAAACAGGTACAAACCCGTAGTCCCTAA
- a CDS encoding YybH family protein, with the protein MSKHIAHHPRDIADCVSAYLQEGDLDGITSMFHPDCKVFFPPDQPPSLGIEGARTAFAGFMDIRPEIKSEVFSEVIIGDIALIRANWSVVAPDGNIMAEGQSTEVAKRFESGGWGYLIDCPYGPPNL; encoded by the coding sequence ATGTCCAAACATATTGCCCACCACCCCCGCGACATTGCCGACTGCGTTAGCGCATATCTTCAAGAGGGAGATTTGGACGGCATCACATCAATGTTCCACCCGGACTGTAAAGTATTCTTCCCCCCAGATCAGCCACCTAGTTTAGGGATAGAGGGCGCACGTACGGCTTTTGCTGGATTCATGGACATTAGGCCAGAAATCAAGAGTGAGGTGTTCAGTGAAGTTATCATCGGAGACATCGCGCTAATTCGTGCGAATTGGAGTGTGGTGGCACCAGACGGGAACATCATGGCGGAAGGTCAATCTACAGAAGTTGCAAAGAGATTTGAAAGCGGCGGCTGGGGGTATCTGATTGACTGTCCGTATGGCCCACCAAATTTATAA
- a CDS encoding YybH family protein: protein MTEYEQIEATINTWNSGLDSGDIEAMVSTCHPNVMTVNEHQPVTVGSQAIRDKYTPRIAAAEITSGFDIEELQVFGDTAIVSGHFYGTMKMHDTGEVRSPKGRLVLVYQRDDAGAWKMILDMDNNGPA from the coding sequence ATGACTGAATATGAGCAAATCGAAGCGACTATCAATACTTGGAACAGTGGACTCGACTCTGGCGATATTGAAGCCATGGTAAGTACGTGCCACCCGAATGTCATGACCGTGAACGAACATCAGCCTGTGACTGTTGGCTCTCAAGCCATCCGTGACAAATACACTCCACGCATAGCGGCTGCCGAAATCACTTCCGGCTTTGATATCGAAGAGCTTCAAGTCTTTGGAGATACTGCCATCGTTTCAGGACATTTTTATGGGACAATGAAAATGCACGATACTGGTGAGGTTCGCAGCCCTAAAGGGCGATTGGTTCTGGTCTATCAGCGCGATGATGCCGGCGCATGGAAGATGATCCTAGATATGGACAATAATGGGCCAGCCTAA
- a CDS encoding LysR family transcriptional regulator translates to MSRNNFGDIRIFVQVARMGGFRAAAKQLRQAPASVSEAVQRLEDRIGVKLFERSTRSVALTQVGEQLYTRSLPAVKELEEALSDIDVQKDEVAGTLKLSAPYSAGPFFLDNLIAKFATLYPTVDVEIIYDDNKVDLVTSGIDAAIRSNTLLEPDTHAVTVGPALTMSIIVSQDYLTRKGTPKHPQDIINHDTLCYAFGRSGQLAPWSFNGPDGVYTIQPKPRIAVNDMRSLLHYAEQGLGLAYVYKEIAAPFLKSGKMKDVLNAHLTPFPRYSLNYLSKRHMPRRLRAFIDMAKESTIM, encoded by the coding sequence ATGAGTCGGAATAATTTTGGAGATATTCGGATCTTTGTTCAGGTCGCGCGCATGGGGGGATTTCGGGCAGCCGCAAAACAATTACGTCAAGCTCCAGCATCCGTAAGTGAGGCTGTCCAACGGTTAGAAGATCGAATAGGGGTTAAATTGTTTGAGCGCTCGACCCGCTCTGTTGCACTTACCCAAGTAGGAGAACAGCTCTACACGCGCAGCCTCCCAGCCGTTAAAGAACTGGAAGAAGCTCTCAGTGATATTGATGTACAAAAAGATGAAGTTGCAGGCACATTGAAACTATCTGCCCCTTATAGTGCCGGCCCCTTTTTCCTTGATAACTTAATTGCGAAGTTCGCCACTCTCTATCCAACCGTCGACGTAGAGATTATTTATGATGACAATAAAGTGGACCTAGTGACATCAGGAATTGATGCCGCAATCCGCTCAAACACACTCTTGGAGCCGGATACACATGCAGTTACTGTTGGGCCTGCACTTACAATGTCGATTATTGTTTCGCAGGATTATCTGACCCGCAAAGGCACGCCCAAGCATCCTCAAGACATTATTAATCATGATACGCTTTGTTATGCGTTTGGTCGTAGCGGCCAACTCGCTCCTTGGAGTTTTAACGGGCCGGATGGTGTCTATACAATACAACCTAAACCAAGGATCGCCGTAAATGATATGCGGTCACTTCTACATTATGCAGAACAAGGACTTGGACTGGCTTATGTCTACAAGGAAATTGCGGCCCCATTCCTAAAATCTGGAAAGATGAAAGATGTCTTGAACGCTCACCTGACCCCTTTCCCGCGTTACTCACTCAACTACCTCAGCAAACGGCATATGCCGCGGCGGTTACGTGCGTTCATAGATATGGCTAAGGAAAGTACTATTATGTGA
- a CDS encoding ATP-binding protein, translating to MYQVYTCLMTEHNFLLVALAAVICLTACLTTSFLSTRTESRSGKRKYLWLVAVALVFGSGVWATHFVAMMAYDPGVGFTFSYVPTFASLVIAFAMSFGAFALRSEAKGPLLRLSAATVLGLGISLMHYMGMKGINIAGIKEWDTGIVATSITLSMIFSVIAFEILHRSQRAKGAILGALSLVLAVCSLHFTGMGALTILPTSAEQSWNLAISHTNLATLIGLVSLAVIQAGFAISYFDLQMDRTITEKQREITKYKQDYVSLKDTSSAEILAVSNLLSHIIENTPTGVLVFDKDKKFVTSNKIYRDQMPFLNDILSPGLDLRTFVTACFDDHYGVVIKNPNEHPDIAKTKEDWIEARMAWYETAIESEYQDACGWIRAIHRRLSDGTYIGLRIDITDSKARETEINKARIEAETANIAKSQFLATMSHEIRTPMNGILGMAQLLQNADLPANTAHFVDIIMTSGESLMRIINDVLDFSKIDSGELELEEKPFSLREAIGDITSLLFSSAKDKELDLITNISPNMPDQYIGDAGRMRQILTNLIGNAIKFTDKGHVIVNVMARCKMERADITIQIEDTGIGIPEDKVSKIFKAFSQVDQSYSRAHDGSGLGLSIVQKIIQHMNGTIKVESEVNTGSVFTITLPLQLANTQGSFENTEFISQIQNANILLLDGNPQSGQMMKTQISDLQGRCVVARTFESAAYIIKQVYEHQKTLHVIIINSGTFEFDKATFVSWMKSNPAYIDIPLLLLQTVSDNDVAMQSNVSHVLAKPVSNKSLHDAIAGLLPASMANRTQAA from the coding sequence ATGTATCAAGTCTATACCTGCCTAATGACGGAGCATAATTTTCTGCTCGTCGCATTGGCTGCTGTCATATGTTTAACGGCCTGTCTGACAACAAGTTTTCTATCAACACGAACAGAAAGCCGTTCGGGCAAGCGTAAATATCTTTGGCTTGTAGCCGTCGCGCTTGTTTTTGGAAGTGGTGTATGGGCGACACATTTCGTTGCAATGATGGCCTATGACCCGGGTGTTGGGTTTACATTTTCTTATGTACCGACATTTGCATCCCTTGTTATCGCCTTTGCCATGTCCTTTGGGGCTTTTGCCTTACGTTCAGAAGCCAAAGGTCCGCTTTTACGCTTATCTGCGGCCACAGTATTAGGCCTTGGGATATCACTCATGCATTATATGGGCATGAAAGGCATAAATATTGCAGGGATCAAAGAGTGGGATACAGGGATTGTAGCGACCTCTATTACCCTCTCAATGATCTTCTCTGTCATTGCATTTGAAATCTTACATCGCTCACAACGCGCTAAAGGAGCCATTTTAGGTGCGTTATCTCTAGTCTTAGCTGTATGCTCCCTCCATTTTACGGGCATGGGCGCACTCACAATTCTACCCACAAGCGCTGAACAAAGTTGGAATCTAGCCATCAGCCATACTAATTTGGCGACACTTATCGGTCTTGTATCTTTAGCTGTCATTCAGGCAGGGTTTGCGATTTCCTATTTTGATTTACAAATGGATCGCACCATAACAGAAAAACAAAGAGAGATTACAAAATACAAACAAGATTACGTGTCTCTGAAGGATACATCTAGCGCTGAAATCCTAGCGGTTTCCAACCTGCTTTCTCATATTATTGAAAATACACCGACGGGTGTTTTGGTCTTTGATAAAGATAAAAAATTCGTGACAAGCAATAAGATCTACCGTGATCAAATGCCATTCTTGAATGATATTTTGTCTCCTGGGTTAGATCTGCGAACTTTTGTTACGGCCTGCTTTGATGACCATTATGGCGTTGTCATTAAGAACCCAAATGAACATCCCGACATTGCCAAGACAAAAGAAGATTGGATCGAAGCCCGAATGGCTTGGTATGAAACTGCGATTGAATCTGAATATCAAGATGCCTGCGGATGGATTAGAGCCATTCATCGACGCCTGAGTGACGGTACATATATTGGGCTCCGCATTGATATTACTGACTCTAAAGCCCGTGAGACTGAAATCAATAAAGCCCGTATAGAGGCCGAAACGGCGAACATTGCCAAATCTCAATTTCTCGCCACAATGAGCCATGAAATTCGGACGCCTATGAACGGCATCCTAGGTATGGCGCAATTGCTTCAAAATGCGGACTTGCCTGCCAATACGGCTCATTTCGTTGACATTATCATGACCTCTGGTGAATCTTTGATGCGCATTATCAATGATGTTCTAGATTTCTCTAAAATTGATTCTGGAGAATTAGAACTCGAAGAAAAACCCTTTTCGCTTCGGGAGGCTATTGGCGATATTACTAGCCTCTTATTCTCTAGTGCCAAGGATAAAGAATTGGATTTAATCACGAATATATCCCCCAATATGCCAGATCAATATATTGGAGATGCAGGACGCATGCGCCAAATTTTAACCAATCTGATTGGCAATGCCATCAAGTTCACTGACAAAGGTCATGTTATCGTCAATGTTATGGCCCGCTGCAAAATGGAGCGTGCAGACATTACAATTCAAATTGAAGATACAGGCATTGGTATTCCAGAGGATAAAGTCTCCAAAATCTTCAAGGCCTTCAGTCAGGTCGATCAATCCTATTCTAGGGCACATGATGGTTCGGGTCTGGGCCTATCAATCGTACAAAAGATCATTCAGCATATGAACGGTACGATCAAAGTTGAAAGCGAGGTCAATACAGGCTCTGTCTTTACAATCACCCTTCCCCTTCAACTCGCCAATACCCAAGGGTCCTTCGAAAATACAGAATTTATATCGCAAATTCAAAATGCTAATATATTGCTCCTAGACGGAAATCCACAAAGTGGGCAAATGATGAAAACGCAAATTTCTGATCTACAAGGTCGCTGCGTTGTCGCACGCACATTTGAATCCGCCGCTTACATAATCAAACAAGTTTATGAGCACCAAAAAACACTGCATGTTATAATTATCAATAGCGGGACTTTCGAATTCGATAAAGCAACTTTTGTATCTTGGATGAAATCAAATCCCGCCTACATTGATATTCCACTTCTTCTCTTACAAACGGTCTCTGACAATGACGTGGCGATGCAGAGTAATGTTAGTCATGTACTTGCCAAACCCGTCAGCAATAAATCGTTACATGATGCTATAGCAGGCCTCTTGCCAGCCAGCATGGCTAATAGAACCCAAGCGGCGTAA